A region of the Coriobacteriia bacterium genome:
GAAGCTCCGCGAGACGTGGGTTACTGACCTCGAGCTTGAGACCGAACACGTTGAGGACCGCGAAACGGTCGCCCCCGCCGCTCTCGACGTCCTCGTTTGCTTCGCTCATGCTGTGGTCCTCCTAGGCGCGGTTGCCCACTCTCCTACCCATCATCGGCTAAGGGCACCCATGGCTCAATACCCGCATCCAGCGGACTCCGTATCCGCTCGCCTTGCCATCGCGCCTGTCGTCGGCGCGAAGGGCCCGTCCGCCACGCATCGCTGGCCGTTCGGCGGAACGAGTCGAATGACGCTATGCACGACGCCGAAGGTTCTGATAGGTTCATCTCCCGCCGTTGAGGCGGAGATGAGTCGGACGTCCACGGTTGACAGCCACAGGGTGGCGAGAACCCACTGGATGCCTTTGGGAAAGCCCCGAGCACGCGCCCGGGGCTTTCCGCCGTCCTACATCCCTTTGAGCAGGTTCGCCATCTCGATCGCGGCCAGTGCCGCGTCCCAACCCTTGTTCCCCTGTTTCGTCCCCGCGCGCTCGACCGCCTGCTCGATCGTGTCGGCGGTCACGACCCCGAAGACGACCGGGACGCCACTCTCGAGTGACACGTGCGCCACCCCTTTGGCCACCTCGGACGCGACGTATTCGAAGTGCGGCGTGCCGCCGCGGATCACGACACCGAGCGCGATGACCGCGTCGTAGCGGCCTGTCGCGGCGAACCGTTTGGCGACGAGCGGGATCTCGAAGGCGCCGGGGACCCACGCCACGTCGATGTCCGACTCGGCGACGCCGTGTCGCCCGA
Encoded here:
- the ribE gene encoding 6,7-dimethyl-8-ribityllumazine synthase; translated protein: MTVFEGNLIGTGVRAGIVVGRFNELLSTRLLGGAMDALGRHGVAESDIDVAWVPGAFEIPLVAKRFAATGRYDAVIALGVVIRGGTPHFEYVASEVAKGVAHVSLESGVPVVFGVVTADTIEQAVERAGTKQGNKGWDAALAAIEMANLLKGM